The genomic stretch TGCAACCTCCGCTGCTTCTACTGCATGCCGGCGGAGAATGTGCAGTATCTGCCTCGGCCGGAAGTTCTCACCTTTGAAGAGATCACCCGGTTCGTACGGGTGATGATCGGCCACTGCGGGATCCGTAAGATTCGTCTCACTGGAGGCGAGCCTCTCGTTCGACAGAATCTGGAACGCCTTATCGAACAGCTCGCGACGATTCCAGGGCTGAACGATCTGGCGCTGACCACAAACGGCATCCTACTCCCTCAGCAAGCGGCTGCTCTCTACGCAGCCGGGCTCCGACGGCTCAATATCAGTATCGATACGCTCGATCGGGACCGGTTCCAGCAGATGACGCGTCGGGATTCGCTGGAGCAGGTGCTCGCGGGAATCGAAGCGGCCCGGGAAACGGGATTCCACGTGAAGCTCAACGCCGTGGCCATTCGCGGACTGACCGAAGAGGATCTCGTTCCGCTGGCGATGCTGTCCCGCGAATCCGGTCTCGAAGTTCGCTTCATCGAGTACATGCCGCTCGATGCCGAACGAAGTTGGGAACGGGACAAGGTTCTTCGGACCGAAACCATGCTGGAACGTCTTGAGCAGGAGATCGCTCCGCTGGTTCCGCTCGGCGATCACGCCCCTTCGAACCCGGCGGTTGCCTACGGTTTTGAAGACGGACGCGGACGGATCGGATTCATCTCCTCGATCAGCCGCCCCTTCTGTGCCCACTGCAACCGGTTTCGTCTGACGGCGGACGGCAAGATTCGCAACTGCCTCTTCAGCACGGAAGAGACCGATCTTCGATCATTATTGCGGAGCGACGCCAGCGACGACGATCTCGTCCTTGCGGTGCAGCAGAGTATTTCCGCCAAGAAAGAAGGTCACGAGATCAATACGGCTCGCTTTCTGCAGCCTGACCGGGCGATGCATTCGATCGGTGGTTGAGCAAAGCCTCCCTCCGATGAAATTGCTCTCGGCCCCCTGCCGGTGTACATGCTAGTGTTTACTGAGCCCGGTGGAGTCGCCGGTCGATAGCCGATCCTCAGTGGAATAACCGTTATGTTGCATGCAGTCATTATGGCGGGCGGAAGCGGAACCCGTTTCTGGCCGCTAAGTCGCACCTCCCTGCCGAAGCAGCTGCTGAATCTGGCGGGAGAACGCACGATGATCCAGCAGGCCGTCGATCGATGCCAGGGGCTCGTTCCCCAAGACTCCGTATGGATCGTAACCAATCAGCTTCAGGCCGAAGCAACGGCCGAACAACTGCCCGAAGTCGAACCATCTCACGTGCTCCGCGAGCCAGCCGCCCGCAACACGGCTCCCTGTATTGGCCTGGCAGCCATTCACCTGCTCGCTCAGGATCCCGATGCGATCATGCTGCTCATGCCGGCTGATCACGTTATTCAACCCGTGTCCGGATTTCATGAAGCCGTCCGCACCGCTGTCAGCCTGGTGAAGAGTGATCCAGAGCGTCTCGCCCTGTTTGGCATCGTCCCCGATTTCCCTTCGACAGGATTCGGCTACATCGAGCGCGGCAAACGGCTGTCTGTGGAAGCGAAGACGTCGGTCTTTGAAGTCCGCAGCTTTCGCGAGAAGCCGAACTTTGATACGGCTTCGGAATATCTCCAGCAGGGGACATTCTTCTGGAACTGCGGCATCTTTGTCTGGAAAGCCCAGACGATTCTCGACCTCATCCGACAACTGCAGCCGGCAATCGCTGATTCACTCGATGAAATTCGCCAGAGTCTCGGCACTCCGGACTATCCCGAAGTCCTGGCCCGCTGTTTTCCGGAAAGCCCGGCCATTTCCATCGATTATGCGATCCTCGAAAAGTACCGCAAAATCGCCGTCGTCGAAGCCCTGTTTCAATGGGACGACGTCGGCAGCTGGCAGGCGTTACATCGATTGCTTGGCAAAGACAGCGACGGCAACACCGTTGTCGGCCGCCACCTCGGGCTCGACACCCGCGACTGCGTCATCCGCAGTTCTGGCGATCATCTCATCACCA from Rubinisphaera margarita encodes the following:
- the moaA gene encoding GTP 3',8-cyclase MoaA gives rise to the protein MTLHVLQDTFGRVHDNLRVSVTDRCNLRCFYCMPAENVQYLPRPEVLTFEEITRFVRVMIGHCGIRKIRLTGGEPLVRQNLERLIEQLATIPGLNDLALTTNGILLPQQAAALYAAGLRRLNISIDTLDRDRFQQMTRRDSLEQVLAGIEAARETGFHVKLNAVAIRGLTEEDLVPLAMLSRESGLEVRFIEYMPLDAERSWERDKVLRTETMLERLEQEIAPLVPLGDHAPSNPAVAYGFEDGRGRIGFISSISRPFCAHCNRFRLTADGKIRNCLFSTEETDLRSLLRSDASDDDLVLAVQQSISAKKEGHEINTARFLQPDRAMHSIGG
- a CDS encoding mannose-1-phosphate guanylyltransferase; this encodes MLHAVIMAGGSGTRFWPLSRTSLPKQLLNLAGERTMIQQAVDRCQGLVPQDSVWIVTNQLQAEATAEQLPEVEPSHVLREPAARNTAPCIGLAAIHLLAQDPDAIMLLMPADHVIQPVSGFHEAVRTAVSLVKSDPERLALFGIVPDFPSTGFGYIERGKRLSVEAKTSVFEVRSFREKPNFDTASEYLQQGTFFWNCGIFVWKAQTILDLIRQLQPAIADSLDEIRQSLGTPDYPEVLARCFPESPAISIDYAILEKYRKIAVVEALFQWDDVGSWQALHRLLGKDSDGNTVVGRHLGLDTRDCVIRSSGDHLITTLGVNNCIVVHTPDATFVADKRDENAVKQLIDQLKAQGLEEYL